The Bacteroidales bacterium sequence ACCGAATGCTACTTTATACATGCCTCCCCGGGATTTCATCCTAAGTAATCTGGTTTCTACAGCTTTGGAAAACCGAACGGATCTTGTAGCCGCTTTGAGAAATAAAGAAGTGGCATCACGTGCATTAACAGTAGCCCGCCGCGAACGGAATCCGGAAATCGACTTATCCCTGTCTGCCAACCGGAATGCCAGGGTACATAATGAAGAGGCCCCTGCCCCTGCTTTCACCGGATATGCAGCGGGCATTGCCGTCCCTCTGAAATTTTCCGGATTCAACAAAGGAAATATCCAGGCCGCCCGCATACGGGAACAACAGGCCGAGATCCAGTATCAGCAGATAGAATTGCAGATACAAACAGAAGTCATGCAGTCCTACCGCCGTTATCAATCCTTATCCGAACAGGTGAAACGTTATGAAAACAGGTTGCTGAATGATGCCCGGAAAGTAATCGATGGAAAAATATTCAGCTATAACCGTGGCGAGATCTCCCTGCTTGAAGTACTGGATGCTCAACGTACCTATAATGATGTTCAGGCACAATATATCGAAACCTTATTCAATCATGTCACTGCATTGGTAGAATTGGAAAGGGATGCCGGAATATGGGATATTGAGTTGTAAATGAATGTATGAAACTATTGATAGGTTAAATGTTCATTGTCCTTTTTGCATTAAGGCTTATTGTATCAATAACATTAAGCCTTAATGTATTTATAATATGAGTAATACAACATTACGAATGCACGCTGTTTCTGGTATGATATCATACCAGAAACATGCCATCAGGCAATTTAAGAAGTAACCTGTAAAACACCCTTGATTTCGACAAGTCTATTTTTGAAAAATCTTTTTATTTTTCCCATTACCGCCATGCCTCTTCTCAGAAGCAGCACTCCGCAAAAGAGGTCGGCATTCCACCCGCGTTGAACGGCATAGTGTTCGGCGATCTCTGTAATTGTGTTTATCGATGCCGATATGGATTGCATCTGCCTGATAATCCCCCCGCGGCTCAATTTACGGCGGAAAACTATTCGGTTGGTGTCAATAAGCGCAAACTCCCAACGTTCTTCCTCTTTATGAAAAAAGACATTGGTCAGGTTGTAGTCATTATTCAGTATTCCTGCCTCGTGTTGCCGAATCGTAAATTCTGCAAAATCGGAAAGTACTTCTGATTTCAATGCACCTTGATAGTTCTCGACTTCTTTCAGAAGCGGATATGGCAGAAATGCAGAAACAAAATAGCCCGTATGAAAAAATCCATTCCTGGATATCTCTATATAAGCTACCGGTTCAGCAGTATTGAACCCCATCTCCTTGAGTCTGAATCCGTATACGTATGAACGCTTTGCTTTATTCATCTTGAAAAAAGTATAAATGAAGCAATTGGCCAAAGTCGGCCTTTTATAGCGTTTGACCACTAAAGTTGTCCCGTTTACCGTTACTTTTTTAACGGTATTACGGTCATTTTTATACAAAACGTCCCATTCATAGGTTTCATCAGGAATTTTCCGGACAAAGTCAGCCAGATATTCGTATTTCGGGTTAATAACTATTCTCATATCATACTTGTTTTATTATGGTTGACCTTCGATAAAGCATTCCCAATGATTGTCATACCATAAATAAAGAGACACAT is a genomic window containing:
- a CDS encoding tyrosine protein kinase, producing the protein MRIVINPKYEYLADFVRKIPDETYEWDVLYKNDRNTVKKVTVNGTTLVVKRYKRPTLANCFIYTFFKMNKAKRSYVYGFRLKEMGFNTAEPVAYIEISRNGFFHTGYFVSAFLPYPLLKEVENYQGALKSEVLSDFAEFTIRQHEAGILNNDYNLTNVFFHKEEERWEFALIDTNRIVFRRKLSRGGIIRQMQSISASINTITEIAEHYAVQRGWNADLFCGVLLLRRGMAVMGKIKRFFKNRLVEIKGVLQVTS